From one Ferrovibrio sp. MS7 genomic stretch:
- the glyS gene encoding glycine--tRNA ligase subunit beta translates to MLGELLLELHSEEIPARMQQRAAEDLQRLVSDGLRQASLGFTEATAYCTPRRLALVVKGLPRAQSDIREEKKGPRVGSPDQAVQGFLRSAGLTSLEQCEKRDTGKGEFWFAVIEKQGRATAEVLQELLPTALAALPWPKSMRWADHSLRWVRPLHSILCLFEGQVVPFSFGHLKAGDSTHGHRFMAPKRLVVRDAADWLRSLRGAYVEPDFNARRELILKDAAFAAGNEKLTLVDDPGLADEVAGLVEQPVVLLGAIPQAFMDVPREVLTTAMRTHQKYFSLNDAEGRLAPRFVIVANTLTNDGGKQVVAGNERVLAARLSDAKFFWDQDRKQRLDARLPGLKDIVFHAKLGTLAEKSARIERLAFEIAGLVGADTKQARRGAELAKADLLTGLVGEFPELQGIMGRYYARHDGESDAVAEAIAQHYSPQGPTDRCPSDPVAVSVALADKIDILTGFFAIDEKPTGSKDPYALRRAALGVIRIILENKLSIALKPLFASALSLHSAKADAGRDVPDELLRFFVDRLKVFLREKGVRHDVISAVFAIGGDDDLLRVVAKAEALGAFLASQDGGNLLTAYRRANNIVRAELKKTPDLPLSDVAEGFLSQIEEKALAACLAEIGRAEGAGATDAVGFAKYLAALALMRQPVDAFFERVTVNAEDAALRRNRLSLLAAVAGSMDRIADFSQIEG, encoded by the coding sequence ATGCTCGGCGAATTGCTGCTCGAGCTACATAGCGAGGAAATTCCGGCACGGATGCAGCAGCGTGCTGCCGAGGATCTGCAGCGCCTGGTCAGCGATGGCCTGCGCCAGGCCAGCCTGGGCTTCACCGAAGCCACCGCCTATTGCACGCCGCGCCGTCTGGCGCTGGTGGTGAAGGGCCTGCCGCGCGCCCAGTCCGATATTCGTGAAGAGAAGAAGGGGCCGCGCGTCGGCTCGCCGGATCAGGCCGTGCAGGGGTTCCTGCGTTCGGCCGGGCTCACCAGCCTGGAGCAGTGCGAGAAGCGCGATACCGGCAAGGGCGAATTCTGGTTCGCGGTGATCGAGAAGCAGGGCCGTGCCACTGCCGAAGTGCTGCAGGAATTGCTGCCCACGGCACTGGCTGCGCTGCCCTGGCCGAAATCGATGCGCTGGGCCGATCACTCCTTGCGCTGGGTGCGCCCGCTGCACAGCATCCTCTGCCTGTTCGAAGGCCAGGTGGTGCCGTTCAGCTTCGGCCATCTCAAGGCCGGCGACAGCACCCATGGCCACCGCTTCATGGCGCCGAAGCGCCTGGTGGTGCGCGATGCCGCCGATTGGCTGCGCAGCCTGCGCGGCGCCTATGTCGAGCCGGATTTCAATGCCCGCCGTGAATTGATCCTCAAGGATGCGGCCTTCGCTGCCGGCAACGAGAAGCTCACCCTGGTTGACGATCCGGGCCTGGCCGATGAAGTCGCGGGCCTGGTGGAGCAGCCGGTGGTGCTGCTCGGCGCAATCCCGCAGGCCTTCATGGATGTGCCGCGCGAAGTGCTGACCACGGCGATGCGCACGCATCAGAAGTATTTCTCGCTGAACGATGCCGAGGGCCGGCTGGCGCCGCGCTTTGTCATCGTTGCCAACACGTTGACCAACGATGGTGGCAAGCAGGTCGTCGCCGGCAACGAGCGCGTGCTCGCCGCGCGCCTTTCGGATGCCAAGTTCTTCTGGGACCAGGACCGCAAGCAGCGCCTTGATGCCCGCCTGCCGGGCCTCAAGGACATCGTGTTCCATGCCAAGCTCGGCACGCTGGCCGAGAAGTCGGCGCGTATCGAGCGCCTGGCCTTCGAGATTGCCGGCCTGGTCGGCGCCGATACCAAGCAGGCCCGCCGTGGCGCAGAGCTTGCCAAGGCCGATCTGCTCACCGGCCTGGTCGGTGAATTCCCCGAATTGCAGGGCATCATGGGCCGCTATTATGCGCGCCATGACGGCGAGTCCGATGCGGTGGCGGAAGCCATCGCGCAGCATTACTCGCCGCAGGGCCCGACCGACCGCTGCCCCTCGGATCCGGTGGCGGTGAGCGTCGCGCTGGCCGACAAGATCGACATTCTTACCGGCTTCTTCGCCATCGACGAGAAGCCGACCGGTTCCAAGGATCCTTATGCGCTGCGCCGTGCCGCGCTGGGCGTTATCCGTATCATCCTGGAAAACAAGCTCAGCATCGCGCTGAAGCCGCTATTCGCCTCGGCGCTGTCGCTGCATTCGGCCAAGGCCGATGCGGGCCGCGATGTGCCGGATGAATTGCTGCGCTTCTTCGTCGACCGCCTCAAGGTGTTCCTGCGCGAGAAGGGCGTGCGGCATGATGTGATCAGCGCCGTGTTCGCCATTGGCGGCGATGATGACCTGCTGCGCGTGGTGGCCAAGGCCGAGGCGCTGGGTGCCTTCCTGGCCTCCCAGGATGGTGGCAACCTGCTGACCGCCTATCGCCGCGCCAATAACATTGTCCGCGCCGAGCTGAAAAAGACGCCGGACCTGCCGCTCAGCGATGTGGCGGAAGGTTTCCTCAGCCAGATCGAAGAGAAGGCGCTGGCCGCCTGCCTGGCCGAGATCGGCCGCGCCGAGGGCGCTGGTGCCACTGATGCTGTCGGCTTCGCCAAGTATCTCGCCGCGCTGGCCCTGATGCGCCAGCCGGTGGATGCCTTCTTCGAGCGCGTCACCGTCAATGCCGAAGACGCGGCCCTGCGCCGCAACCGCTTAAGCCTGCTTGCCGCTGTCGCCGGCAGCATGGATCGTATCGCCGACTTTTCGCAAATCGAGGGATGA
- a CDS encoding glycine--tRNA ligase subunit alpha, whose product MAPTGQPVSHAFQDLILALQGYWARQGCTILQPYDMEVGAGTFHPATTLRALGPEPWNAAYVQPSRRPKDGRYGENPNRLQHYYQFQVILKPSPANVLDLYLDSLAVLGIDHKRHDIRFVEDDWESPTLGAWGLGWEVWCDGMEVTQFTYFQQVGGYDCSPVSAEITYGLERLAMYIQGKDRVYDLDFNGRGVSYGDVFLQAEQEFSAYNFEHADTEQLFRRFNDVEAECNRLVAVGLALPAYDQCMKASHTFNLLDARGVISVTERAAYIGRVRALAKACCTQWLRSRGHLPEGTP is encoded by the coding sequence ATGGCGCCCACCGGACAGCCCGTATCACACGCTTTCCAGGACCTGATTCTTGCGCTGCAAGGCTATTGGGCGCGTCAGGGCTGCACGATTCTGCAGCCCTACGACATGGAAGTCGGCGCCGGCACCTTCCATCCCGCCACCACGTTGCGCGCATTGGGTCCTGAACCGTGGAACGCGGCCTATGTGCAGCCCTCGCGCCGCCCCAAGGATGGCCGCTACGGCGAGAACCCGAACCGCCTGCAGCATTACTATCAGTTCCAGGTGATCCTGAAGCCGAGCCCGGCGAATGTGCTCGACCTTTATCTCGACTCGTTGGCCGTACTCGGCATCGACCACAAGCGCCATGACATCCGTTTTGTGGAAGACGATTGGGAAAGCCCGACGCTTGGCGCCTGGGGCCTGGGCTGGGAAGTCTGGTGCGATGGCATGGAGGTGACGCAGTTCACCTATTTCCAGCAGGTCGGCGGCTACGACTGTTCGCCGGTTTCCGCCGAGATCACCTACGGGCTTGAGCGCCTGGCGATGTATATCCAGGGCAAGGATCGCGTCTACGATCTGGATTTCAACGGCCGTGGTGTCAGCTATGGCGATGTGTTCCTGCAGGCCGAACAGGAATTCTCCGCCTACAATTTCGAACACGCCGATACCGAGCAGCTATTCCGCCGCTTCAACGATGTGGAAGCCGAGTGCAACCGGCTGGTCGCAGTCGGCCTGGCGCTGCCGGCCTACGACCAGTGCATGAAAGCCAGCCACACCTTCAATCTGCTGGATGCGCGCGGCGTTATCAGCGTCACCGAGCGCGCCGCCTATATCGGCCGTGTGCGGGCGCTAGCCAAGGCCTGCTGCACCCAATGGCTGCGTTCGCGCGGCCATCTGCCGGAAGGAACGCCGTGA
- a CDS encoding tRNA1(Val) (adenine(37)-N6)-methyltransferase, with protein sequence MTDRESADFAQDTTLDALLGGRVQLKQPRKGQRASADAVMLAAAVPARRGQRVLELGCGTGVAMLCLAARVPGLEVDGIELQPGLVALAQGNIAANGQEQRLRAFAGDLRERKSLGPGVAPNSYDQVFANPPYFDPARHRVATDPGRALARHGGVKGDLAAGADATAWIGAMLRYCRPGGRLTLIQRVEQLGALLAALEPKAGGIEVIPLHSKPGQAAKRLILRAVKGGKAPLTLRPGLVLHRPDGGYFPEIDAVLRDGAALPI encoded by the coding sequence GTGACTGACCGGGAATCGGCCGATTTCGCCCAGGATACCACCCTGGATGCGCTGCTGGGCGGCCGGGTGCAGCTTAAGCAGCCGCGCAAGGGCCAGCGGGCCAGCGCCGATGCGGTGATGCTGGCGGCCGCCGTGCCGGCGCGGCGCGGCCAGCGGGTGCTGGAACTGGGCTGCGGCACCGGGGTGGCCATGCTCTGCCTCGCCGCCCGGGTGCCGGGGCTCGAGGTGGATGGCATTGAATTGCAGCCGGGCCTGGTGGCGCTGGCACAAGGCAATATCGCCGCCAATGGCCAGGAGCAGCGGCTGCGGGCCTTTGCCGGCGACCTGCGCGAGCGCAAAAGCTTAGGACCGGGGGTGGCGCCAAACAGCTACGATCAGGTTTTCGCCAATCCGCCCTATTTCGACCCGGCTCGCCACCGGGTGGCGACGGATCCCGGCCGCGCCCTGGCCCGCCATGGGGGGGTAAAGGGGGATTTAGCCGCCGGGGCCGATGCCACCGCCTGGATCGGCGCCATGCTGCGCTATTGCCGGCCCGGCGGACGGCTCACCTTGATCCAGCGGGTGGAACAATTGGGTGCCCTGCTGGCCGCGCTGGAGCCAAAAGCCGGTGGCATCGAGGTGATTCCGCTGCATTCCAAGCCCGGCCAGGCAGCGAAACGGCTGATCCTGCGCGCCGTGAAGGGTGGCAAGGCGCCGCTCACTTTGCGGCCCGGCCTGGTGCTGCACCGCCCGGATGGCGGCTATTTCCCGGAAATCGATGCCGTATTGCGCGACGGCGCGGCACTGCCCATATAG
- a CDS encoding polyprenyl synthetase family protein: MPSPGGTPSIEPLRRLVAAEMDACNREIIARMQSDVQLIPQLAHHLIASGGKRIRPLLTLGAAKLCGYEGDKQILLAACVEFIHTATLLHDDVVDESERRRGAETANVVWGNQASVLVGDFLFSRAFQLMVESGSLEVLRILAGASAVIAEGEVLQLMTANDMDSTEADYLKVIESKTAALFAAACRVGAVVADRPLAEAEAMDAYGRDLGIAFQLIDDALDYASDGATLGKNTGDDFREGKVTLPVVLAFNRGSEAERAFWRRVIETPEQQTPEDFAEALRLMRQHGALAETLERARRYGAQAKAQLAGFKPGAMRDALAEAVDFAIHRAL, encoded by the coding sequence ATGCCGAGCCCCGGCGGCACCCCCAGCATAGAGCCGCTGCGCCGCCTTGTCGCGGCCGAGATGGACGCATGCAACCGCGAGATCATCGCCCGCATGCAGAGCGATGTGCAGTTGATTCCGCAACTGGCGCACCACCTGATCGCATCCGGCGGCAAGCGTATCCGCCCGCTGCTGACGCTCGGCGCCGCCAAGCTCTGCGGTTACGAGGGGGATAAACAGATCCTGCTCGCCGCCTGCGTCGAATTCATCCATACCGCCACGCTGCTGCATGACGATGTGGTGGACGAATCCGAGCGCCGCCGTGGTGCTGAAACCGCCAATGTGGTGTGGGGCAACCAGGCCTCCGTGCTGGTGGGCGATTTCCTGTTCAGCCGCGCCTTCCAGCTCATGGTGGAATCCGGCTCGCTGGAGGTGCTGCGCATCCTGGCCGGCGCCTCCGCCGTGATTGCCGAGGGCGAAGTGCTGCAGCTGATGACCGCCAATGACATGGATTCCACCGAAGCCGATTACCTCAAGGTGATCGAGAGCAAGACGGCGGCCCTGTTCGCCGCCGCCTGCCGCGTTGGCGCCGTGGTGGCGGACCGGCCGTTGGCCGAGGCCGAGGCGATGGATGCCTATGGCCGCGATCTCGGCATCGCTTTCCAGCTCATCGACGACGCCCTGGATTACGCTTCCGACGGCGCCACCCTGGGCAAGAATACCGGCGATGATTTCCGCGAAGGCAAGGTGACCCTGCCCGTCGTGCTGGCCTTCAACCGCGGCTCGGAGGCTGAGCGCGCTTTCTGGCGCCGGGTGATCGAGACCCCGGAGCAGCAGACGCCGGAGGATTTCGCCGAGGCTTTGCGCCTGATGCGCCAGCACGGCGCCCTGGCCGAGACCCTGGAACGTGCCCGCCGCTATGGCGCCCAGGCCAAGGCTCAACTTGCCGGCTTCAAGCCCGGCGCGATGCGCGACGCTCTCGCCGAGGCGGTGGATTTCGCAATCCACAGAGCGCTTTAA
- a CDS encoding DMT family transporter — MSQERQTAIGIGYMVMAAAVFGVMDALVKWLAGSYPTAQIMFCRSFFAFPPILFMLWRNGGGIASLHTRRLAGHGIRSIYGCLAMLCFFYSYRTLPLADVTAISFSAPIFVAVLSVWLLKEKVGPHRWSAILVGFLGMLVILRPGQGEGGIPAASLLVVLATFFYSMALIQIRKLTATENSVTTAFYFTGFCTIYTGLLMPWFWVAPTAADWPLLIGVGLLGGLAQLFMTRAFSLAAASIVAPFDYTHLLWSVLLGWYLFGDFPDMWTWAGAAIVIASGLYILYRETVRKRVVPATAWSE, encoded by the coding sequence ATGTCCCAGGAACGCCAGACGGCGATCGGCATCGGCTACATGGTGATGGCGGCGGCAGTATTCGGCGTCATGGATGCGCTGGTGAAGTGGCTGGCCGGCAGCTATCCCACGGCGCAGATCATGTTCTGCCGCAGTTTCTTCGCCTTTCCGCCGATCCTGTTCATGCTCTGGCGCAATGGCGGCGGCATTGCTTCGTTGCATACCAGGCGGCTGGCCGGCCACGGCATCCGTTCGATCTATGGCTGCCTGGCGATGCTGTGCTTCTTCTATTCCTACCGCACGCTGCCGCTGGCCGATGTCACCGCGATTTCCTTCTCGGCGCCGATCTTCGTAGCCGTGCTCTCGGTCTGGCTGCTGAAGGAAAAGGTCGGGCCGCACCGCTGGTCGGCCATTCTGGTCGGCTTCCTCGGCATGCTGGTGATCCTGCGGCCTGGCCAGGGCGAGGGTGGTATTCCCGCCGCTTCGCTGCTCGTGGTGCTGGCCACCTTCTTCTATTCGATGGCGCTGATCCAGATCCGCAAGCTCACCGCCACCGAGAACTCGGTGACCACGGCTTTCTACTTTACCGGCTTCTGCACCATCTATACCGGCCTGCTGATGCCATGGTTCTGGGTGGCGCCCACGGCTGCCGACTGGCCGTTGCTGATCGGCGTCGGCCTGCTCGGCGGCCTGGCGCAGCTATTCATGACCCGCGCCTTCTCATTGGCGGCGGCATCCATCGTGGCGCCGTTCGACTATACCCACCTGCTGTGGTCGGTGCTGCTCGGCTGGTATCTGTTCGGGGATTTTCCCGATATGTGGACCTGGGCTGGCGCCGCAATCGTGATCGCCAGCGGTCTCTACATTCTCTATCGGGAGACTGTTCGGAAACGCGTGGTTCCGGCAACCGCCTGGTCGGAGTGA
- a CDS encoding ABC transporter substrate-binding protein, producing MSATRVRIAATMLCGAAIVTFTAAPAQSQGKGQGITKTEIIIGTHTDLSGVAAAFGVHSSNAARMRFDEVNAAGGIHGRKIRYVIEDSQYQVPRAVQAANKLLNRDKAMLLLLGAGTPMNNAVIPDAIKLGVPNMFPLSWARQLYEPFHPLKWAAGASYYAQMRGAVKYFVEQKGKKNICALYQDTDYGREIFEGARDQTQAMNIKLVETATHKPTDTDFTAQLTRLRAANCDLIVLGAIIRDSIGAPSTAKKMGWNVDMVGSTATFDLNVSSAPGGATEGLYTMTQIEAPYRDSPNPAIRQWVERYHAKFNTDPNPAAQFSYVAADLVVMGLDRAGKDLTTEGFLKAMESIQGYADIFGGPVMTFGAGKRHGTDSVFMVQVKSGRWVRVTDSLS from the coding sequence ATGTCCGCTACCCGCGTTCGTATCGCGGCCACCATGCTGTGCGGTGCCGCCATCGTCACATTCACCGCTGCGCCGGCGCAATCCCAGGGCAAGGGCCAAGGCATCACCAAGACCGAGATCATCATCGGTACCCATACCGATCTTTCCGGCGTGGCTGCGGCTTTCGGGGTGCATTCCTCCAATGCGGCACGCATGCGCTTCGATGAGGTGAATGCGGCCGGCGGCATCCATGGCCGCAAGATCCGCTATGTCATCGAGGACAGCCAGTATCAGGTGCCGCGCGCGGTGCAGGCGGCGAACAAGCTGTTGAACCGCGACAAGGCGATGCTGCTGCTGCTTGGCGCCGGCACGCCGATGAACAATGCGGTGATCCCGGATGCCATCAAGCTCGGTGTGCCGAACATGTTTCCGCTATCCTGGGCGCGGCAGCTTTACGAGCCGTTCCATCCGTTGAAATGGGCTGCCGGCGCCTCCTACTACGCCCAGATGCGTGGCGCGGTGAAGTATTTCGTCGAGCAGAAGGGCAAGAAGAATATCTGCGCGCTATACCAGGACACCGATTATGGCCGCGAGATTTTCGAGGGCGCGCGGGATCAGACCCAGGCGATGAATATTAAGCTGGTGGAAACCGCCACGCACAAACCCACCGATACGGATTTCACCGCACAGCTTACTCGCCTGCGCGCGGCAAATTGCGATCTGATCGTGCTGGGCGCCATCATCCGCGATTCCATCGGCGCGCCGTCCACGGCCAAGAAGATGGGCTGGAATGTCGATATGGTGGGCAGCACCGCCACCTTCGATCTTAACGTCTCGAGTGCGCCGGGCGGTGCCACGGAGGGCCTCTACACCATGACGCAGATCGAGGCGCCGTATCGTGACTCGCCCAATCCGGCGATCCGGCAATGGGTCGAGCGCTATCATGCCAAGTTCAATACCGATCCGAACCCGGCGGCGCAGTTCTCCTATGTTGCGGCCGATCTAGTTGTCATGGGGCTCGATCGCGCCGGCAAGGACCTCACTACCGAGGGTTTCCTCAAGGCCATGGAATCGATCCAGGGCTATGCGGATATCTTCGGCGGCCCGGTGATGACGTTTGGCGCCGGCAAGCGCCATGGCACGGATTCCGTGTTCATGGTGCAGGTGAAGAGCGGTCGCTGGGTACGTGTCACGGATTCACTGAGCTGA
- a CDS encoding ABC transporter substrate-binding protein has product MSRVTYVGLAAVVALSVPFAAAAQSAKVRGVSKNEIVIGMHTDLSGPAASYGVHSSNAMRMRIDEVNEAGGIYGRKLKLIVEDNQYQVPRAVQAVNKLINRDNIFLMAGALGTPMNNAVMADQLKANVPNMFPLTAARQMYTPMHPMKFAAGSSYYDQVRAGIKWMVEKKGKKKVCTLYQDTDFGKEIFEAARDQTQAMKIALVETATNKPADTDFTAQITKLRSAGCDLIASGSIVRDAIVPYGTARKMGWMDVDFIGQSASYDQIVASAPGGATEGFYTMAGTILPYRDTAPPQLAAWMDKYKAKYNADVNIGAVYGYSLMDMIVQGIDRAGKDPTMDKFIAGMESIKGYRDIFGGPVVNFGPDKRQGSDEAFLFQVQKGRFVLIDGPVNYGS; this is encoded by the coding sequence ATGAGCAGGGTGACGTATGTCGGGCTGGCTGCAGTGGTGGCTTTGTCCGTTCCTTTCGCGGCCGCGGCGCAAAGCGCCAAGGTCCGCGGTGTCAGCAAGAATGAAATCGTGATCGGCATGCATACGGACCTTTCCGGTCCGGCCGCCAGCTATGGCGTGCATTCCTCGAATGCCATGCGGATGCGCATCGACGAGGTGAACGAAGCCGGCGGCATCTATGGCCGCAAGCTGAAGCTGATCGTCGAGGATAATCAGTATCAGGTGCCGCGCGCCGTGCAGGCCGTGAACAAGCTGATCAACCGCGACAACATCTTCCTGATGGCCGGTGCGCTCGGCACGCCGATGAACAATGCGGTGATGGCGGATCAGCTCAAGGCCAATGTGCCGAACATGTTCCCGCTCACTGCGGCGCGGCAGATGTACACGCCGATGCATCCGATGAAGTTCGCCGCCGGTTCGTCCTACTACGACCAGGTCCGTGCCGGCATCAAGTGGATGGTGGAGAAGAAGGGCAAAAAGAAGGTCTGCACGCTCTACCAGGATACCGATTTCGGCAAGGAAATCTTCGAGGCGGCGCGCGACCAGACCCAGGCGATGAAGATCGCCCTGGTGGAAACCGCCACCAACAAGCCGGCCGATACCGACTTCACGGCGCAGATCACCAAGCTGCGTTCCGCTGGTTGCGACCTTATCGCGTCGGGCTCCATCGTGCGCGACGCCATCGTGCCCTATGGCACGGCGCGCAAGATGGGCTGGATGGATGTGGATTTCATCGGCCAGTCGGCCTCCTATGACCAGATCGTCGCCTCGGCGCCGGGCGGTGCCACGGAAGGCTTCTACACCATGGCGGGCACCATCCTGCCGTATCGCGATACGGCGCCGCCGCAGCTCGCGGCCTGGATGGACAAGTACAAGGCCAAGTACAATGCCGATGTGAATATCGGCGCCGTCTACGGTTATTCGCTGATGGACATGATCGTCCAGGGTATCGACCGTGCCGGTAAGGACCCGACGATGGACAAGTTCATCGCCGGTATGGAATCGATCAAGGGCTATCGCGATATCTTCGGCGGCCCGGTGGTCAATTTTGGCCCGGACAAGCGCCAGGGTTCGGATGAGGCTTTCCTGTTCCAGGTACAGAAAGGCCGCTTCGTGCTGATCGATGGCCCCGTGAATTACGGCTCCTGA
- a CDS encoding ABC transporter substrate-binding protein, with product MRIRTAMIGGALAASLALVAGAGHAQSVRGVSKNEVVVGMHTDLSGPAASYGVTSSNAVRLRFDEINAQGGVHGRKLKLIVEDHQYQVPRAVQAANKLINRDKIFLMAGALGTPMNNAVFPEQFKANVPNLSPLTAARSMAEPFHPLKFVTQSSYYDHVRVGLKYMVEKKGRKKICSLYQDTDFGKEIFDAVQDQAKAMNMPVLETATNKPTDTDFTAQITKLRSAGCDVIGLGSIVRDAILPYGTARKMGWMDVDFVAQSASFDQIVASAPGGATEGLYVGAGTMMPYRDTASPVVAAWWDAYKAKYGADPNIGAVYGQVIADLIIQALDKAGKDLTTEKFLAGLESIEGYRDIFGGPVISFSKTKHQGSNSAFLFQVKSGRFTMVDGPLTY from the coding sequence ATGCGTATCAGGACTGCGATGATTGGCGGCGCCCTTGCCGCCTCGCTGGCTCTTGTGGCCGGCGCTGGCCATGCCCAGAGCGTGCGTGGCGTGAGCAAGAACGAAGTGGTGGTCGGCATGCATACCGACCTGTCTGGCCCGGCGGCGAGCTACGGCGTCACGTCGTCGAATGCCGTGCGTCTGCGCTTCGATGAAATCAATGCCCAAGGCGGCGTGCATGGCCGCAAGCTGAAGCTGATCGTGGAAGATCACCAGTATCAGGTGCCGCGTGCCGTGCAGGCCGCGAACAAGCTGATCAACCGTGACAAGATCTTCCTGATGGCCGGCGCGCTCGGCACGCCGATGAACAACGCGGTGTTCCCGGAGCAGTTCAAGGCCAACGTGCCGAACCTGTCGCCGCTCACCGCCGCGCGCTCGATGGCCGAGCCGTTCCACCCGCTGAAGTTCGTGACGCAGTCGTCCTACTACGACCACGTCCGCGTCGGCCTGAAATACATGGTGGAAAAGAAGGGCCGCAAGAAGATCTGCTCGCTCTATCAGGACACCGATTTCGGCAAGGAAATCTTCGACGCCGTGCAGGATCAGGCCAAGGCCATGAACATGCCGGTGCTGGAGACCGCCACGAACAAGCCGACCGACACCGACTTCACCGCCCAGATCACCAAGCTGCGCTCGGCGGGTTGCGACGTCATCGGCCTCGGCTCGATCGTGCGTGACGCCATCCTGCCCTATGGCACGGCCCGCAAGATGGGCTGGATGGATGTCGATTTCGTTGCCCAGTCGGCCAGCTTCGACCAGATCGTGGCTTCCGCTCCGGGCGGTGCCACCGAAGGCCTCTATGTTGGCGCCGGCACCATGATGCCGTACCGCGACACCGCCAGCCCGGTGGTTGCGGCCTGGTGGGATGCCTACAAGGCGAAGTACGGCGCTGACCCGAATATCGGCGCGGTTTATGGCCAGGTCATCGCCGACCTGATCATCCAGGCGCTGGACAAGGCCGGCAAGGATCTGACCACCGAGAAGTTCCTGGCGGGTCTGGAATCGATCGAAGGCTACCGCGATATTTTCGGCGGCCCGGTGATCAGCTTCTCCAAGACCAAGCACCAGGGTTCCAACTCGGCCTTCCTGTTCCAGGTCAAGTCGGGCCGCTTCACCATGGTGGATGGTCCGTTGACCTACTAA